One segment of Osmerus mordax isolate fOsmMor3 chromosome 28, fOsmMor3.pri, whole genome shotgun sequence DNA contains the following:
- the LOC136937856 gene encoding transmembrane protein 252-like, with the protein MEARKQLCSLARMVLPGLGFGVTCMGAYLTSLEKWNSHILKVILAYILITCGFLMLLTGVFWAICHNMRNKRLLPNRRHPDTNVHIYTVDRPSFYPPSYAESQHAFSPRLPAVTPDEEAPSPLQAPPLYTLSSSDTPDDSFNHDQPPPYSETDPRGHATQQDQGAGLPH; encoded by the exons ATGGAAGCCAGGAAACAACTGTGTTCTCTGGCCCGCATGGTGCTCCCTGGCCTGGGCTTTGGTGTCACCTGCATGGGGGCCTACCTGACATCCCTCGAGAAATGGAACAGCCACATCCTCAAAGTGATCCTGGCCTACATCCTCATCACCTGTGGCTTCCTCATGCTCCTCACAGGTGTCTTCTGGGCCATCTGCCACAACATGAGGAACAAGAGGCTGCTGCCAAACAGGAGGCACCCCGACACAAACGTCCACATCTACACAGTAGACAG ACCCAGCTTCTACCCCCCTTCCTATGCCGAGTCCCAACACGCcttctccccccgcctccccgcGGTGACCCCTGACGAGGAagccccctcgcccctccaggCCCCTCCTCTCTACACCCTGAGCAGCTCTGACACCCCTGACGACAGCTTCAACCACGACCAGCCTCCTCCCTACTCAGAGACTGACCCCCGGGGGCATGCTACACAGCAGGACCAGGGGGCTGGCTTACCCCACTGA
- the LOC136937861 gene encoding zinc finger SWIM domain-containing protein 6-like, protein MAERVQQPPAKRLCCRPGYNPACRQGQRAGGVLCGGPGSAPGGSGKTHNPESLLDIAARRVAEKWPFQRVEERFERIPEPVQRRIVYWSFPRSEKEICMYSSFNAGGEESGTSGDNNDETQLPFLRGVTLLEGGWVDNVLQVGFHLSGTVTDPATAAQPEQVCSVSVSFDRCKITAVTCTCGNKDIFYCAHVVALSLYRVRKPEQVKLHLPISETLFQMSRDQLQKFVQYLISVHHTEVLPTAQKLADEILSQNSEINQVHGAPDPTAGASVDDENCWHLDEEQVQEQVKLFLSQGGYHGSGKQLNLLFSKVREMLKMRDSNGARMLTLITEQFMGDPRLALWRQQGTTMTDKYRQLWDELGALWMCIVLNPHCKAEQKCWWLRQLQRWNSVDVCPWEDGNHGNELPNLTHSLPQGAHGNQESRPHRTVFTRAIEACDLHWQDRHLQHIIASDLYANYCYHDNQDGSLFDTRGWPMWHEHVPTACARVDALRSHGYPREALRLAIAVVNTLKRQQQRQLEHFRRHKKELLHKGVTSITNMEGWVGHPLDPIGTLFSTLTETGRGSEEGGNTCLDLSDCSSVVSRAELQRLPVQRLLGDGESYVALAVETALIGLGQQRVMPDGLYAQEKVCRNEEQLLAKLQEVELDDTLVKIFRKQAVFLLEGGPYSGLGEIVHRESVPMHTFARYLFTSLLPHDAELAYKIALRAMRLPVLESTASSGDLSRPHHIVSVVPNRYPRWFTLSHIESQQCELASTMLTAAKGDSRKLETVLESIQKNIHSSSHIFKLAQDAFKIATLMDSLPDITLLKVSLELGLQVMRITLSTLNWRRREMVRWLVTCATEVGVYALDSIMQSWFTLFTPTEATSIVATTVMSNSTIVRLHLDCHQQENLASSARTLALQCAMKDPQNCALSALTLCEKDHIAFETAYQIVLDAASTGMSYTQLFTIARYMEHRGYPMRAYKLATLAMAHLNLSYNQDTHPAINDVLWACALSHSLGKNELAAVIPLVVKSVKCATVLSDILRRCTLTTPGIVSALHSRRNSGKLMSLDKAPLRQLLDATIGAYINTTHSRLTHISPRHYSEFIEFLGKARETFLMAHDGHIQFTQFIDNLKQIYKGKKKLMMLVRERFG, encoded by the exons ATGGCGGAGCGAGTCCAGCAGCCCCCGGCCAAGCGGCTCTGCTGCCGGCCAGGCTACAATCCGGCATGCAGGCAGGggcagagggctggaggagtTCTGTGCGGCGGTCCGGGGTCCGCTCCAGGTGGGTCGGGAAAGACTCATAACCCCGAATCGCTACTAGACATCGCGGCGCGTAGAGTCGCGGAGAAGTGGCCCTTCCAGAGGGTTGAGGAACGATTCGAAAGGATTCCAGAACCCGTCCAGCGAAGGATCGTGTACTGGTCGTTCCCGAGAAGCGAAAAGGAGATCTGCATGTATTCCTCTTTCAAcgcggggggagaggagagtgggactAGCGGGGACAACAATGACGAGACCCAGCTGCCTTTCCTACGGGGTGTCACTCTCCTGGAGGGTGGCTGGGTGGACAACGTATTGCAAGTCG GGTTCCACCTGAGCGGCACGGTAACCGACCCGGCCACGGCCGCCCAGCCCGAGCAGGTGTGCAGCGTGAGCGTGAGCTTCGACCGCTGCAAGATCACCGCGGTGACCTGCACCTGCGGCAACAAGGACATCTTCTACTGCGCCCACGTGGTGGCGCTGTCCCTGTACCGCGTACGGAAGCCCGAGCAGGTCAAGCTGCACCTGCCCATCTCGGAGACGCTGTTCCAGATGAGTAGGGACCAGCTGCAGAAGTTTGTCCAGTACCTCATCTCCGTCCACCACACGGAGGTGCTGCCCACCGCCCAGAAACTGGCCGACGAGATCCTGTCGCAGAACTCTGAGATCAACCAGGTTCACG gggcccCGGACCCCACGGCAGGGGCCAGTGTGGATGACGAGAACTGCTGGCACCTAGACGAGGAGCAGGTCCAGGAGCAGGTGAAGCTTTTCCTCTCCCAGGGAGGATACCACGGCTCTGGGAAACAGCTCAACCTGCTGTTCAGCAAg gTAAGGGAGATGCTGAAGATGAGGGATTCCAACGGAGCGCGGATGTTAACACTGATCACAGAACAGTTCATGGGTGACCCCAGGCTGGCCCTGTGGAGACAGCAGGGCACCACCATGACCGACAAGTACAGACAGCTCTGGGACGAGctag GGGCCCTATGGATGTGTATCGTGCTGAACCCCCACTGCAAGGCGGAGCAGAAGTGCTGGTGGCTCCGTCAGCTCCAGCGGTGGAACAGTGTGGACGTATGCCCCTGGGAGGACGGTAACCACGGCAATGAGCTGCCCAACCTCACCCACTCCCTGCCTCAGGGTGCCCATGGAAACCAAG agTCGCGCCCTCACAGGACTGTGTTCACGCGGGCCATCGAGGCGTGCGACCTCCACTGGCAGGACCGCCACCTGCAGCACATTATCGCCAGCGACCTCTACGCCAACTACTGTTACCACGACAACCAGGATGGCTCCCTCTTCGACACTCGCGGCTGGCCCATGTGGcacg aGCATGTCCCAACGGCATGTGCCAGGGTGGATGCCCTGCGTTCCCACGGTTACCCCCGGGAAGCCCTCCGATTGGCCATTGCGGTGGTGAACACACTAAAACGTCAGCAGCAGAGACAGTTGGAGCATTTCCGCCGGCACAAGAAAG AGCTGCTTCATAAAGGCGTCACGTCCATCACCAACATGGAGGGCTGGGTAGGACATCCCTTGGATCCCATCGGGACCCTGTTCAGCACCCTGACAGAGACGGGACGGGggtcggaggagggggggaacacCTGTCTGGACCTCTCAG ACTGCTCTAGCGTAGTGAGTCGGGCAGAGCTGCAGCGGTTGCCAGTGCAGCGGTTGCTAGGCGATGGCGAATCGTACGTGGCGTTGGCTGTGGAAACGGCCCTGATTGGTCTAGGCCAGCAGAGGGTGATGCCAGATGGGTTGTACGCCCAGGAGAAGGTGTGTCGCAACGAAGAGCAGCTATTGGCCAAGCTGCAGGAAGTGGAGCTAGACGACACCCTGGTCAAGATCTTCCGCAAACAAGCTGTCTTCCTGTTAGAGG GTGGGCCTTACAGTGGCCTGGGGGAGATTGTTCACAGAGAGAGTGTTCCCATGCACACCTTTGCTCGTTATCTTTtcacctctctcctacctcacgATGCTGAACTGGCGTACAAGATTGCACTGAGAGCCATGCG GTTACCCGTGTTAGAGTCGACAGCATCATCGGGTGACCTGTCGCGGCCGCATCACATTGTTTCCGTGGTACCCAACCGCTACCCTCGTTGGTTCACCCTCAGCCACATTGAGTCCCAACAGTGTGAGCTGGCCTCTACCATGCTCACCGCAgccaaag GTGACAGTCGTAAGCTGGAGACTGTGCTGGAGTCCATCCAGAAGAACATCCACTCGTCATCTCACATCTTCAAGCTGGCTCAGGACGCCTTCAAGATCGCCACGCTCATGGACAGCCTGCCTGACATCACACTCCTCAAAGTCTCCCTGGAGCTGGGtctgcag GTGATGAGGATAACCCTGTCCACGTTgaactggaggagaagagagatggtgCGCTGGTTAGTAACCTGTGCCACAGAAGTGG gtgtgtaTGCGCTGGACAGCATCATGCAGAGCTGGTTCACCCTCTTCACCCCCACCGAGGCCACCAGCATCGTGGCCACCACCGTCATGTCCAACAGCACCATCGTCCGCCTGCATCTGGACTGCCACCAGCAGGAGAACTTGGCCTCCTCCGCTCGCACCCTGGCCCTGCAGTGCGCCATGAAGGACCCCCAGAACTGCGCCCTGTCCGCCCTCACCCTCTGCGAGAAGGACCACATCGCCTTCGAGACGGCCTACCAGATCGTCCTGGACGCGGCGTCCACGGGGATGAGCTACACCCAGCTGTTCACCATCGCCCGCTACATGGAGCACCGGGGCTACCCCATGAGAGCGTACAAGCTGGCCACCCTGGCCATGGCCCACCTCAACCTGAGCTACAACCAGGACACGCACCCGGCCATCAACGACGTCCTCTGGGCCTGCGCCCTCAGCCACTCGCTGGGCAAGAACGAGCTCGCCGCCGTCATCCCCCTGGTGGTGAAGAGCGTGAAGTGCGCCACGGTGCTGTCGGATATTTTGCGGCGGTGCACGCTGACCACGCCGGGGATCGTGTCGGCGCTGCACAGCCGCAGGAACTCTGGGAAGCTGATGTCGCTGGACAAGGCGCCGCTGCGACAGCTCCTGGACGCCACCATCGGGGCGTACATCAACACGACGCACTCGCGCCTCACGCACATCAGCCCGCGCCACTACAGCGAGTTCATCGAGTTCCTGGGGAAGGCCCGGGAGACTTTCCTAATGGCGCACGACGGACACATCCAGTTCACCCAGTTCATAGACAACCTCAAACAGATCTACAAGGGCAAGAAGAAACTGATGATGCTGGTGAGGGAGAGGTTTGGCTGA